The Magnolia sinica isolate HGM2019 unplaced genomic scaffold, MsV1 ctg213, whole genome shotgun sequence genome has a window encoding:
- the LOC131236095 gene encoding disease resistance RPP13-like protein 4: MVKKLRAEENSLRGYDIRELLERLKGELDGKYLVVLDAVWGTDEGRWWDSLKSALPRVEGSCVIVTTRNEKVTKSMGATDRCIHCSQVLSDEDSWSLFSKVAFARNGGKCTNPDLEGLGKEIVEGCGGLPLAINIVGGMKLGKGDSIHEWRQISEHLKEELEFSKKDELVIMRLELSYEELPTQLKPCFLSLAMLPEDYEIPVRYIVESWIGEGFIWGRNGKTALEIGEDCLTKLFNRFLMLGVDKDDFEKSFLGCKMHDMVRDMFIKIAREEDFFVRLDCGDRPAFIVQPRRWGGLGISMNTTVGSIQNSSTKLRTLVGVDIEHREIVASVEAKLCKLRWLRVLCLSFSNTEIDEDIVGKNWLSRIGSLQHLVFLRIENSALRTLPDSIRHLYNLQILCLVECTNLERLPLSITTLEKFTAIEIIDCPPLECMPAGLGKLSNLER; this comes from the exons atggtaaagaaactaAGGGCAGAAGAGAATTCTTTGAGGGGATATGACATTCGTGAGCTGTTGGAAAGGCTTAAGGGTGAGTTAGATGGGAAGTACTTGGTGGTTTTGGATGCCGTGTGGGGAACAGATGAAGGGAGGTGGTGGGATAGCTTGAAGTCCGCTTTGCCCCGAGTGGAGGGTAGCTGTGTTATTGTTACAACAAGGAATGAGAAGGTTACTAAATCAATGGGGGCTACCGATAGGTGCATACATTGTTCACAAGTTCTTTCAGATGAAGATAGTTGGTCCTTATTCAGCAAAGTTGCTTTTGCAAGAAACGGAGGTAAGTGCACAAATCCGGATTTGGAGGGCTTGGGAAAGGAGATCGTTGAGGGTTGTGGGGGGCTTCCTTTGGCAATCAACATTGTGGGTGGAATGAAGTTGGGGAAAGGTGATTCCATCCATGAATGGAGGCAAATATCAGAGCACCTAAAGGAGGAGTTGGAATTCAGTAAGAAAGATGAGCTGGTCATTATGAGACTAGAGTTAAGCTATGAAGAGCTCCCAACACAGTTAAAACCTTGCTTCTTGTCCCTTGCCATGCTTCCTGAAGATTATGAAATACCAGTTAGGTACATTGTTGAATCGTGGATTGGTGAAGGTTTTATTTGGGGAAGAAATGGGAAAACGGCATTAGAGATCGGAGAAGACTGCCTTACAAAATTATTTAATCGATTTTTGATGCTTGGAGTGGATAAAGATGACTTCGAAAAAAGCTTCCTTGGTTGCAAAATGCACGATATGGTTCGAGATATGTTTATAAAAATTGCAAGAGAAGAGGACTTTTTTGTGAGGTTGGACTGTGGAGATAGGCCTGCATTCATTGTGCAGCCTCGCCGCTGGGGAGGCTTGGGAATTTCGATGAACACAACAGTGGGGAGCATCCAAAACAGTTCTACCAAGCTGCGGACATTGGTTGGGGTGGACATTGAGCACAGAGAGATTGTTGCAAGTGTAGAAGCAAAACTATGCAAACTAAGGTGGTTGAGGGTCTTATGTCTTTCATTCTCAAACACAGAAATCGATGAAGATATTGTGGGCAAGAATTGGTTGAGTAGGATAGGGTCATTACAGCACCTTGTTTTTCTTAGAATCGAGAATTCTGCCTTGAGAACACTCCCAGATTCAATCAGACATCTTTATAATCTTCAGATTCTATGTTTAGTCGAGTGCACCAATTTGGAAAGGCTTCCTCTGTCAATCACGACATTGGAGAAGTTCACAGCTATCGAAATCATTGATTGTCCGCCTTTAGAATGCATGCCGGCAGGGCTTGGAAAGCTTTCAAATCTCGAACG ATAA
- the LOC131236096 gene encoding disease resistance RPP13-like protein 4: MADAVLSVMLDKLVSLLVSEGRQQLEFNDQFEETKKELQYMQKYLKEAGRVRRKDRNEILKMVMSDLRELVYDAEDVIADCQLLFQKKRQGCALSYMSYCSPALLKARCQLGKRLSKINTKIREVKYRMKYFLDTTPRQTGKYEDGGNMPLTHPILMDEDEMVGLEDDSRKIRNWILEASGPLTMIGIVGLGGIGKTTLAQKIYNRESAENSFKHSFFVTVSQNFKFDELLKKILKKLKVEEKALMGDDVRELLVRLKSILDEKYFVVLDDVWGTDEGGWWYSLKSALPRVEGSCVIVTSRNKKVVQSMGATDMCIHHLQVLSEEDSWCLFSKVAFARNGGKCTNPDLEVLGKEIVKGCGGLPLAINIVGGMMLGKGDSIHEWKQISKHLKQELEISKKDEMIISTLELSYEELPTHLKTCFLCLASLPEDYEIPVAYMVELWIGEGFVWGRNEKTAFEIGEECLAELFNRFLILGGNKDVFESRFTHCKMHDIVRDMVIKFAREESFFVSLESGCRNGSSVQPRRLGISKNTTVESIRNSSTKLRSLFGMEIERNEIIASVKVVLCKVRWLRVLYLSLSNTKIDVVAKNWLGGIGSLQHLVYLKIENSALRKLPDSIRNLHNLQILYLGDCPNLEMLPVSITTLEQLTAVEICDCPSLECMPEGLGKLSNLERLFGFKPMNLGSKNGSDISDLKKLTRLRKLSMDIKSEKQIEGEWNVLSMLYHLQFLELDFEGSSIESEGVVKKIDRQFSAPLKSLRELRLWDYPGESTPAWLSPISLPNLQFLFIGWGRIKKMGPRFWDSEKGVWKVEVLVLQYLEEMEEEWTRMRRAMPSLRLVKVQNCPKLRSFPLSIWRKEEENR; this comes from the coding sequence ATGGCAGATGCTGTCCTCAGTGTTATGTTGGATAAATTGGTGTCATTACTTGTAAGCGAAGGTCGTCAACAACTTGAGTTTAATGACCAGTTTGAGGAAACAAAGAAGGAGCTTCAGTACATGCAGAAATATCTCAAGGAAGCTGGTCGGGTGAGGAGAAAAGATAGGAATGAGATTCTCAAGATGGTAATGAGCGACTTAAGAGAGTTGGTATACGATGCTGAAGATGTAATAGCAGATTGCCAGCTTCTATTCCAGAAAAAACGTCAAGGTTGTGCACTCAGTTATATGAGTTATTGCTCTCCCGCCCTTTTGAAAGCCCGTTGTCAGTTGGGAAAGCGGTTGAGTAAAATAAATACAAAGATAAGAGAAGTGAAGTACAGGATGAAGTATTTCTTAGATACAACTCCTCGCCAAACTGGTAAATATGAAGATGGTGGGAATATGCCACTGACCCACCCAATCCTAATGGATGAAGATGAAATGGTAGGATTAGAAGATGACTCGAGGAAGATTAGAAATTGGATCTTAGAAGCTAGTGGGCCATTAACAATGATTGGAATAGTTGGATTGGGGGGAATAGGTAAAACCACACTCGCTCAGAAGATATATAACAGGGAGAGTGCAGAAAATTCTTTTAAGCACTCATTTTTTGTTACTgtttctcaaaatttcaaattCGACGAATTGCTGAAAAAGATACTGAAGAAACTAAAGGTAGAAGAGAAAGCGCTGATGGGAGATGACGTCCGTGAGCTACTGGTAAGGCTTAAGAGCATATTAGATGAGAAGTACTTCGTAGTTTTGGATGACGTCTGGGGAACAGATGAAGGGGGGTGGTGGTATAGCTTGAAGTCCGCTTTGCCTCGAGTGGAGGGTAGCTGTGTTATTGTTACATCAAGGAATAAGAAGGTTGTTCAATCAATGGGGGCTACTGACATGTGCATACATCATTTGCAAGTTCTCTCGGAAGAAGATAGTTGGTGCTTATTTAGCAAGGTAGCTTTTGCGAGAAATGGAGGTAAGTGCACAAATCCAGATTTGGAGGTCTTGGGAAAGGAGATTGTTAAGGGATGTGGGGGGCTTCCTTTGGCAATCAACATTGTGGGCGGAATGATGTTGGGGAAAGGTGATTCCATCCATGAATGGAAGCAAATATCAAAACACCTAAAGCAGGAGTTGGAAATCAGTAAGAAAGATGAGATGATCATTTCGACACTAGAGTTAAGCTACGAAGAGCTCCCAACACACTTAAAAACTTGCTTCTTGTGTCTTGCCTCACTTCCTGAAGATTATGAAATACCAGTTGCTTACATGGTCGAATTGTGGATTGGTGAAGGTTTTGTTTGGGGAAGAAATGAGAAAACGGCATTTGAGATCGGAGAAGAATGCCTTGCAGAATTATTTAATCGATTTTTGATACTTGGAGGGAATAAAGATGTCTTTGAAAGTCGCTTCACTCATTGCAAAATGCATGATATCGTTCGAGATATGGTTATCAAATTTGCAAGAGAAGAGAGCTTTTTTGTGAGCTTGGAGAGTGGATGTAGGAACGGATCCAGTGTGCAGCCTCGCCGCCTGGGAATTTCAAAGAACACAACAGTAGAGAGCATCCGAAACAGTTCCACCAAGCTGCGGTCATTATTTGGAATGGAAATAGAGAGGAATGAGATCATTGCAAGTGTAAAAGTAGTACTCTGCAAAGTAAGATGGTTGAGGGTGTTATATCTTTCATTGTCAAACACGAAAATCGATGTTGTGGCCAAGAATTGGTTGGGTGGGATAGGGTCATTACAGCACCTCGTTTATCTTAAAATAGAGAATTCTGCCTTAAGAAAGCTCCCCGATTCAATCAGAAATCTTCATAATCTTCAGATTCTATATTTAGGAGACTGCCCGAATTTGGAAATGCTTCCTGTGTCAATCACAACATTGGAGCAACTGACAGCTGTCGAAATCTGTGATTGTCCCTCTTTAGAATGCATGCCGGAAGGGCTTGGAAAGCTTTCAAATCTTGAAAGGTTATTTGGGTTTAAACCAATGAATTTGGGTAGTAAAAATGGATCTGATATTTCGGATCTGAAGAAGTTGACAAGACTCAGAAAACTTTCGATGGACATAAAGTCAGAGAAACAAATAGAAGGGGAATGGAATGTGTTATCAATGCTCTATCATCTGCAATTTCTAGAACTAGACTTTGAGGGCAGTTCTATTGAAAGTGAAGGAGTTGTAAAGAAGATTGACCGTCAGTTTTCTGCTCCTTTAAAATCCCTTAGAGAGTTGCGTCTTTGGGACTACCCAGGAGAAAGCACACCTGCGTGGCTCAGTCCTATTTCCCTTCCCAATCTTCAGTTTCTTTTCATTGGTTGGGGAAGGATTAAGAAGATGGGTCCCAGATTTTGGGACAGTGAGAAGGGGGTATGGAAAGTGGAGGTCTTGGTGCTACAATACTTGGAAGAGATGGAAGAAGAGTGGACGAGGATGCGAAGGGCAATGCCGTCTTTAAGACTCGTGAAGGTTCAAAATTGTCCGAAGCTCAGGTCATTCCCATTGAGCATatggaggaaagaagaagaaaacaggtGA